The following coding sequences are from one Musa acuminata AAA Group cultivar baxijiao chromosome BXJ1-6, Cavendish_Baxijiao_AAA, whole genome shotgun sequence window:
- the LOC135584202 gene encoding probable NADH kinase isoform X1, with translation MPKRGVLLLLKPLDIYPPIPAAHHLPNLPPSSSSPSPPFSSLNPKIVSFFNDRLKVHKDTINLCQDVLRCKFVDWEPVICNNLCHPIHHVDLVITIGGDGTLLQASHFLDDSIPVLGVNSDPTQIKEVNESSNDFDAARSTGYLCAATAQNFEQVLDNILESYMQPSEISRLSITVNGHPFPTYALNDILIAHPCPAMVSRFSFRINGNNGTSSSLINTRSSGLRVSTAAGSTAAILSGGGLRMPISSRDLQYMVREPISPGPAEAPLMHGFVKPDQSIFVEWYSQEGVVYIDGCHVIQSLKFGDKIKISAKAPVLKLYLPQDLVRDHNPKSYRWRSVL, from the exons ATGCCGAAGCGGGGAGTCCTGCTCCTGTTGAAGCCTCTCGACATCTACCCGCCGATACCAGCCGCCCACCACCTCCCCAATCTACCCCCTTCATCCTCTTCTCCCTCCCCTCCCTTTTCTTCCCTCAACCCTAAG ATTGTGAGTTTTTTTAATGACAGACTTAAGGTGCATAAGGATACGATCAACCTATGTCAGGATGTTTTGCGATGCAAATTTGTTGATTGGGAACCAGTGATATGTAATAATCTTTGTCATCCAATTCATCATGTGGATCTTGTGATCACAATTGGTGGGGACGGCACTCTTTTACAAGCTAGCCATTTTTTGGATGACTCTATTCCAGTCCTAGGTGTCAATTCAGACCCTACTCAAATTAAAGAG GTTAATGAGTCAAGTAATGATTTTGATGCTGCAAGAAGTACAGGTTATCTTTGTGCTGCTACTGCTCAAAACTTTGAGCAG GTACTAGATAATATCCTCGAGAGTTATATGCAACCTTCAGAAATTTCAAGACTATCTATTACGGTAAACGGACATCCATTTCCAACATATGCTTTAAACGATATACTAATTGCACATCCTTGTCCAGCAATGGTATCTCGTTTCTCATTTAG aattaatggcaacaatggaaCAAGCTCGAGCTTAATTAACACCCGATCAAGTGGTCTTAGGGTTTCCACTGCTGCAGGATCCACAGCTGCCATTCTTTCGGGTGGAGGTTTGCGTATGCCTATATCGAGTCGAGACCTTCAGTATATGGTGAGAGAGCCCATTTCACCTGGACCTGCAGAAGCTCCACTGATGCATGGGTTTGTTAAACCCGATCAATCGATTTTTGTTGAGTGGTATTCTCAAGAAGGTGTTGTGTACATCGACGGTTGTCATGTAATCCAATCTCTTAAGTTTGGAGACAAAATCAAGATATCTGCAAAAGCCCCAGTTTTGAAACTTTATTTGCCTCAAGATTTGGTGAGAGACCATAATCCAAAATCTTACCGATGGCGAAGTGTACTGTAA
- the LOC135584202 gene encoding probable NADH kinase isoform X2, with protein MTCTTFSCAKSIIVSFFNDRLKVHKDTINLCQDVLRCKFVDWEPVICNNLCHPIHHVDLVITIGGDGTLLQASHFLDDSIPVLGVNSDPTQIKEVNESSNDFDAARSTGYLCAATAQNFEQVLDNILESYMQPSEISRLSITVNGHPFPTYALNDILIAHPCPAMVSRFSFRINGNNGTSSSLINTRSSGLRVSTAAGSTAAILSGGGLRMPISSRDLQYMVREPISPGPAEAPLMHGFVKPDQSIFVEWYSQEGVVYIDGCHVIQSLKFGDKIKISAKAPVLKLYLPQDLVRDHNPKSYRWRSVL; from the exons ATGACATGCACTACCTTCTCATGTGCCAAAAGTATC ATTGTGAGTTTTTTTAATGACAGACTTAAGGTGCATAAGGATACGATCAACCTATGTCAGGATGTTTTGCGATGCAAATTTGTTGATTGGGAACCAGTGATATGTAATAATCTTTGTCATCCAATTCATCATGTGGATCTTGTGATCACAATTGGTGGGGACGGCACTCTTTTACAAGCTAGCCATTTTTTGGATGACTCTATTCCAGTCCTAGGTGTCAATTCAGACCCTACTCAAATTAAAGAG GTTAATGAGTCAAGTAATGATTTTGATGCTGCAAGAAGTACAGGTTATCTTTGTGCTGCTACTGCTCAAAACTTTGAGCAG GTACTAGATAATATCCTCGAGAGTTATATGCAACCTTCAGAAATTTCAAGACTATCTATTACGGTAAACGGACATCCATTTCCAACATATGCTTTAAACGATATACTAATTGCACATCCTTGTCCAGCAATGGTATCTCGTTTCTCATTTAG aattaatggcaacaatggaaCAAGCTCGAGCTTAATTAACACCCGATCAAGTGGTCTTAGGGTTTCCACTGCTGCAGGATCCACAGCTGCCATTCTTTCGGGTGGAGGTTTGCGTATGCCTATATCGAGTCGAGACCTTCAGTATATGGTGAGAGAGCCCATTTCACCTGGACCTGCAGAAGCTCCACTGATGCATGGGTTTGTTAAACCCGATCAATCGATTTTTGTTGAGTGGTATTCTCAAGAAGGTGTTGTGTACATCGACGGTTGTCATGTAATCCAATCTCTTAAGTTTGGAGACAAAATCAAGATATCTGCAAAAGCCCCAGTTTTGAAACTTTATTTGCCTCAAGATTTGGTGAGAGACCATAATCCAAAATCTTACCGATGGCGAAGTGTACTGTAA